The nucleotide window attatctccatttttgttGTCCCaggtttattaaaatattacagcATAGCAGAAAGATTCAAATGGCTCCATGTGGTGTTTTGAAATTCATCCCAACTGTAGGCGGATGACCTGCAGGTTGGACAGACTGCCAAAGTTCAAAAGTTTCAGTATTTCTTTAGTGTCAAGATCTACTTCAATGATCTCCTGAGCCAGGGCTGAGACCTCTGGGACACACTTATCTCTCctatctctcctttctcttcctcctacaGCTTGATGGAGACACCTCTCAATGGGACTTTCTGAGCCTCTCTGAATCCACTTCATCAGATGTGTGACATAGCCTGCTATTTTGTTGCTGAGCTTATTGCTGGGAATAATGGCAACATTTCTGCACATATGCTTGTTCCTGTGGAAGTCATTGCCCATATGCATATAGTTCTTCTCAATGATGACCCGGGCTGCCTTCTTCACAGTTTTGGTGTGAATGCAGTCCATGTTGGCGGGTCCTTGGTAAAAGagccattatccccattttaaagataaaaaaactaAGGTTCATGGTAGTTAATAACTTATTCACAGTCACATAGCTAGGAAATTGTAGTAAGGATCTGTATCCTGATCTATTGGATGTATAACCCATGCTTTTTCAATTACACTATGTTGCTCAATTAGAGGTGATAGTTGAGCTGAGTTATGAAGGGTAAGTTCACCAGAAAAAGTGAGCAAAGAGTATTCCAAGAAACTGGAGCAGTATGTGCAAAGGAATGGAGGTGGCAGTGAGAGTGGTTTGGTGTGGTTAGAATGAGGAATGTTTGGAAAGGAGTGGATAAAGATGAGGTTGCAGAGGGAAACAAGATCCAGAGCATGCAAGGCCTTGTAACTCTTTaagagtttctatttttttcttaggcAATAGAGAGCtattgaaaggttttaagcaggacTATGGCCTGCCtgaccaatatttaaaaaaatctttctggttgttttgtggagGATACTTTGAAGGCAGGCAAGAGCAGAGGCAGGGATATCAGTTAGAAGGCTGTGGCAGAGATTCAGGGGAGGATGATGGGGGTTTGAAAGAGATTGTAACAGTGGAGGTGGTGAAAATTTGTTGGATTATGTATACATTTTGAATATTGAATGGACAGGACTAATGACAAGTTGGATGTGAATAATGAGGGAGAGGGATTTCATTTGGTGAGTAAATCCTTGGTGAGGAAATGGAAGTAGTAGGTGCCAATCTCTGACTGACTGGAGAAGTCTGCAAGTGAAAGGAATAAAGAGAGGCCGGGGCATTCAAGTGGAGGTGGAGAATTTTTCAGGATAGAGGAGATTTCAGTGTAGAAGAAGCCAATGGAAGTAGATGTTGGAAGATATAAAAGATGGAATAATTAATGGATCAAGGGTCTACGGAACATGGGAAGGGATATGATCTAGGACTCAAGTGTAAGGTTCAACTTTTAAGAGAAGCACATCTTCCTCTAACACTgcagaaaaagaatgaatatagGTTGAGTGtagagataaataaatatatgtataaaatgcataaaacaatgtATGTTGTATAATATAAAactatatgttatataatatatagtatattgagcatctactatatatatctttttattttacaaacatttcaaacttacagaaatgtTGCAATAGTATACCTTTCATTTATATTCACTAATTGTTAACATTCCATCATATTAACACTTGCTCTGTTTTTATTacattatcctttttattttttattgttgaaactTTTGAGAGTTAACTGCAGATTGTTTGATGCTTTACTCTAAATACTTTAGTGTGTATCTCCTAAGGACAAGGGCATTTCCTTGTATCACCACagtacagttttcttttctttttaaaaaattttattgtatgtgtttAAGGTATACCACAAatttttgatatacatatacatagttaaatgattactacagtccAATCAATTGCCGTATCTATCATTTCATgataaccattattttttttgtgctaagagcacctaaaatctactctcctagcaaatttccagtatacaatataatattaacTATAATCTTCATGCTGCACATTAGATCCCTAGATTTACTTATCCtacataactgcaactttgtattctttgaccaatatctccccataCGCTCTGGTAACTGCTATTCTATTCTCCACCGGCCTCTGGTAATTGctgttctattctctgtttctatgtattcaacttttttttttagattccacatataagataaatcattcaatatttttctttttgtcactggcttatttcacttagcataatgtcctccaggtttatccatgttgtggcaaatggcaggatcttttttctttttaaaggccgaataatattccattgtgtatatataccacagttGTTTTATCTacttatctgttgatggacacaggttgtttccatatcttggctattatgaataatgctgcaatgaacatagtaGTGTAGATATCTCTATGAGGtgcttcttttatttcctttgggtatatacccagaagagaaattgtcaggtcatatggaagttctatttttaatttctcaaggaACTTcagtactgttttccataatggctgtactgatttacatttccaccaacagcatacaagagctcccttttctccatattctcactaacacttattattttttgtctttttgataatagccatcctaatatgTGTGgggtgctatctcattgtggttttgatttgcatttccctgatgattagtgatgttaagcacttttttatatacctgttggcaatttgtatgtcttctttggagaaatgtctattcaattcctttgcctatttatttatttattttatttcaggatattatgggggtacaaacattttggttaaatgttatgactttgcctcacccaagccaggatttgaggcatgccctttcccccctacaatgctcaccgcatccattagttgtgacttaacccacccccatccccccaaccgccaaagaatattactactgtgtgagcaccttagtggtTATCAGTTACTGCCAATTTGATGGCTAGTACGTATGGCACTTAttattccattcttgtgatacctcatttggaggatgggctcaagctctaaccaggaaaatataagacgtgctagatcaccattgttttttgtaattgagtagtattccactgtatacatgcaccaaattttattaatccactcacggattttttttttttttgagacagagtctcactctgttgcctgggctagagtgccatggcatcagcctagctcacagcaacttcaaactcctgggctcaagcaatccaactgcctcagcctcccaagtagctgggactacaggcatgtgccaccatacctggctaattatttttatgtatgtatttttagttgtctggctaatttctttctatttttttagtagagacggggtctcactcttgctcaggctggtctcaaactcctgagctcaaatgatccacccaccttggcctcccagagtgctaggattacagatgtgagccactgcgcctggcctccactcatggattgacaggcatTTAGGTTGTCACAAttcactttgctcatttttaaattggactattttttcatttattttctattgagttgtgtgggttccttatatattttggatattaactccttaacaggtacatggtttgcaaatattttctcccattccacgggctactttttcattttgttgattatttcctttgctgtgcagctTTTTTACTCTGATATCATCTcacctgtttatttttgcttttgttgtctgagATTTTGTTGTGATATCCAAAAATTTACcaccaagaccaatgtcaaggcCTTTTCCCctgtgttatcttctaggagttttacagtttcaggtcttatgtttaggcttttaacccattttgagttgatttttgtgtatggtataatataggggtccaatttcattctttgacatgtggatatccagttttctcagcaccatctATTGAAGAGATTATTCTTTCCATACTGTATCTTCTTGGTGCCCTCATCAAAAATTAGTGACCATCTGTGCATGAGTTTATttatgggctctctattctgGTCCATTGGTCtatctgtctgtttttatgccagtaccaaactattttgattaccatagctttgtaatataatttgaaatcaggaagtgtgatgcctccaacttttgttctttctcaggattgcttggctattcagggtcttttgtagttccatatgaagtttagatttgctttttccattttaccACAGTGCAATTTTCAAATTCAGGTTACTTAGCATTGATagaatacttttatttaatttacagtccatattcaaattttgccaattgtcTCAGTAATGTTCTTTGTAGCAATCCTCACCACCCCCCCAATCCAAAACCCAATCCAGGATCATGCATTTCACCTTCAGTCTCCCTTTAGTTTAGAATAGGTCCTTACACTTTCTCTGTCTTTCATACATTGCCATTTTTGAAGTGTTCAGGCCAATTGTTTTGTATAATAGTCCctcaatttgagtttgtctggtatttcctcatgattagattgaaGTTTTGCAATTTGGGCAGAAACaccacagaagtgatgctgtgttctTCTCAGTATATCATATCAGGAGCGACATGATATTGGCTTTAAAAAGAGTGATAGAGTTgggaaaaatcaccatttttcaaCCATCATAGTTGATTTAGGTAAGAATTATCAATAGATGCTAAAAGTCGTGGGTAAAAGTTTGTTGGGGAATAGGGTATTTACATATACTCAAAGAATCTCACCACAGATTACTTATAATTACAAAGGAGAACATATAAACCTTACAGTGGAAAACCTGGTGCATAGTCCATATAAGCCAAGAGacagatttaattttttgatacattacatttatacatacttatggggtacatgtgatatttagttacatgcatagaatgtgtgaTGATCAAGTCAGGGTTTTTAGAGTATCCGTCACctaagtatttatcatttctatgtattGAGTACATTTCTTTCAAGTCTTTCTtcaagctattttgaaaaatacattacattatttttaactatagtcagcatactctgctatcaaacattagaacttattccttctatctaattacatgtttgtacccattaaccagccTCTCTTTATATTCCCCCCACAACATCCCACCCAGCTTCTGGTAGCTATCATTCTACTTTTTACCTCCATGTGATCAACTTTTTGAGCTTCCACATATAattgagaacatgtgatatttgtctttctgtgcctggcttatttcacttgagacagatatttttgagacagagacatGGGTACCACAAGGATACcttttttaaattcctaatgGTTGGTATCTCTGAATTCTTATGCCAACTTCCATGAATGATTTCATGGGTGGTAGTAGTGGTGGTTTAGGGAAGGGTGGAGTGGGAGGAGTTCCTTGGTTACCAGTGTGTCCATTCACCTTACCCAGAAGGTAGCAGGTCTGGATCTGGAACCAGAGCCATTTGAAAAGTCTTGGCCCCTTAGGCTCTTTACCCTTAATTGCCATACATTCTCTGAAACCGGCAGGGGAGTTGGTCTCAAATGGTGCACAGATAGGGAGGAGTGATGGAGCCAGTATAGTTTTCACTTTCTCCAAACCAGCTGCATCTCCTTGACTTTGAAGCTGGGTGGGAGGAGTTTGGCTGGGGCTGGAAGACATGGaggttcctttttctttcctagtgGCTCTTTTTCTGCACATAGAGGATGACTCAAAAGGATGATGAAaacctggaggtgggggtggagaaggCTCCTAAACAAAGCCTGTTTTCCCTGTTATCAGGCATTTTGCCACTTTATGGGGTTGTGCTGTCTTCCTCTACATTCACTTTCATCTTTTCATCCTCCCTCCCATTTCTTTCTGATTCCTTTTCACACATCAAGCCAGGAGCTGCAGTCTCTAATTAGCAAAGGCAACAGGTAAGAACTTACTGACTATGTTTGGCTGGTTAATCCTTCCTCTGAGTCTTTCAGCAGGACCAGAGCAACTGAGTTGTATGAGGCGGCCTCTGAGGGAAGTCTCAAAGGCcctttcaaaattctcttctgGTCTGTGGAAGTCAGGCCAGCAGCTCCAAAGGTGCCTGCAGTACAGTCTGCAACTACTTCAGTGACCTGTTTCGCTGGAGCTGGATAGTGGGGAATCACATTAGCAGCCTGGGAGGATGGGAGCATGTATGTTACTATGGGGGCAGAGTAGAAATGTTGGAGTTTGAGGTCTTTTATTTGGAAGAGAAGGGGCATTGATGTTTGCATTGGGATACTACTTAAAGGAAAAATCTGATGTGGTCAGGCAATGAAATGCCTTGAGAAATAATAAGTTTTTTCTTGAGGTCCTGGGGACCTGTCATGATGCTTTGGGTCTCCTCATCTGACCATTAAGTTAGTGCCCACATTTAACTTTCACAAATATAATGCTTCTGAGGTTCATTTTTGGCTGTAACACCTGGCAAAGTTAAAACTTCCTTTTTACCTCTCTGGACTTCCTTTCTCAGGGTCTGATCTTCTTGTCAAAGGCCTTGTTTTcctcaaaaaatagaaagtaggTGACATAGataaaagatggagaaaagaatCAACTCTTCTGCATAAGACATGGTGGACAAGGGGTCAAATTGGGAGACATACTGAGTTCAGACATGCCCCTAAGAACCTATATTTCACACTAAAATCTTAGCTGAATATTTGACTGCATTTTAGACAATTTGCAAAACAACAGTGATTGATTGAACTGACAGTGATATGTAATTGGTAGTTGGCTACTAATCCTAGGAGAGACAATAAGAAGTGATATAACGTTTTGGGTTTTGGGGATTTATGACCGAAAGTCTCCAGAAAGGGAGTTGGAATAAAATTTGTTGCTGCACAGAGCAGGTTTTGGCTGAATAGGCAAAGAGGGTAAGCAAAAGAGGAAGGATATCAGAGTGAACTTTTCATTGGTAGCAAACTGGGAAGGGTCCTTCATCATCTACCTCTCTCAAAGGTAAAGATCTGCCAGTTcatgaagaaaatagagaatcagaatgataaaatatctattaataaaattgattagTTATCAGAAatttttccaccaaaaaaaacaaacaaacaaacaaaaaaaaccccaggtCCAGATATCATCTCTGGTGAATTCTTCCACATACTGAAAAAGAATCAATACCAATCATTTAGAAACTCAGACAATAGAAAAAGAGGGAATATGTTCCAATTCATTCTGTGAGGCTAAGACAGTTTTAATAATTAATCttaattattcacattttctttatccagtcattcaTCAATGAACATCTAAGATTGCTCCttgactgttgtgaataatgctgcaatgaacatgggcgTACAAATATCCCTTTGAGTTACTGATTTTGACTCCtctgaatatatacccagaagtgtgattgatggatcatatagtagttctatttttaatttttttaaaaaccttcgtACTATTTTCAATAGTAGCTGCACCAATTTAcatctcaccaacagtgtacaaggctTCCCTTTCCTCCACACCCTTGACAACACTTGTTAaccctttgtttgtttgttttatgtgacagggtttcactctgttgtctgggctagaatgcagtggcatcatcatagctcacggcaacttcaaactcctggctcaagcgatcctcctgcttcagcctctgagtagctgggaccacaggtatgtGCCACTCACCCAGctaagttatttgtattttttgtagaggtggggtctcgctatgttgttcaggctggtcttgaactactgagctcaagggatcttcctgcctcagcctcccaaagtgctaggattacaggtgtgagccactgcatttGCCCAAcccttgtctttttgataatatctgTCCCGACtggtgtaaggtgatatctcattgtggttttgatttgcatttctttgatgattagtgagcacctgttggccatttgtatagcttctttggaaaaatgtctattcggGTCTTTTGTCCATTAACAAAaatcagattattattattattttttgctattcaGTTACACAAATTCCTGatctattttggatattaaccccttaacAGAAATatggttcacaaatattttctcctattctgtaggttgccttttcattttgttgcttgtttccttgctgtgcagaacctttttagtttgatgaagtcccacctgtttatttttgtttctattgcctatgcttttgg belongs to Eulemur rufifrons isolate Redbay chromosome 30, OSU_ERuf_1, whole genome shotgun sequence and includes:
- the LOC138378609 gene encoding small ribosomal subunit protein eS17-like, giving the protein MDCIHTKTVKKAARVIIEKNYMHMGNDFHRNKHMCRNVAIIPSNKLSNKIAGYVTHLMKWIQRGSESPIERCLHQAVGGRERRDRRDKCVPEVSALAQEIIEVDLDTKEILKLLNFGSLSNLQVIRLQLG